One Rhizoctonia solani chromosome 3, complete sequence genomic region harbors:
- a CDS encoding NUDIX family hydrolase: MFDPSLVDSLSANSEERVFIRRIAEHKPELTAEDCAGFPANRRAAVLVLLFVRDGHIRVLLTTRSKSLRSHPGQVALPGGRCDPEDGSMVKTAIREAHEEVGLSYDHPQLHILTTLAPFLSQFRLLVTPVIGWATGPEFLQELKANESEVDEIWDHPLEAGTEGWPYESDIYEPYDREWMRDTHYRMHRFRTVAVPIKGLTADILIRTAEIVYKRQPSFTLRADDQLTLGLHLSG, from the exons ATGTTTGATCCCAGCCTCGTCGATAGTCTTTCCGCCAACTCCGAGGAGCGCGTATTTATACGACGTATAGCTGAACATAAACCGGAGCTTACAGCGGAGGACTG TGCTGGTTTTCCGGCTAATCGACGGGCGGCTGTCCTAGTACTGCTCTTTGTACGAGATGGCCATATTCGGGTCCTGCTGACCACTCGCTCAAAGTCGCTTCGTTCACACCCTGGGCAAGTCGCGTTACCAGGCGGACGTTGTGACCCCGAAGATGGAAGCATGGTGAAAACCGCA ATTCGTGAGGCCCATGAGGAGGTCGGCCTATCGTATGATCACCCTCAGCTCCACATCCTCACCACGCTCGCTCCGTTTCTGTCTCAGTTCCGTCTGCTTGTCACCCCCGTCATCGGATGGGCAACTGGTCCCGAATTTTTGCAGGAGTTGAAGGCAAATGAGAGCGAAGTCGATGAGATTTGGGATCATCCGTTGGAGGCG GGCACGGAAGGGTGGCCATATGAGAGTGATATTTAT GAACCCTATGACCGTGAATGGATGCGAGATACCCACTATCGTATGCATAGATTCCGCACCGTCGCAGTACCGATCAAGGGGTTGACTGCAGATATCCTG ATTCGTACTGCCGAAATTGTTTACAAACGGCAACCCTCGTTCACGTTGAGGGCAGATGATCAACTGACTTTGGGGCTTCACTTAA GCGGCTGA
- a CDS encoding tRNA-dihydrouridine synthase 1, giving the protein MAAEFSRSAIARHSDFTTSSEERGHFSLVEKGAGGRTRHVRGSLVAQFAANDPKAFADACELIHPHVDGVDLNCGCPQPWAYSEHVGSWLLRQPERVRDLVRAAKDRLGWDYSVSIKVRVDSDLKRTQQLMETAVHAGASYITVHGRTRQQASTVPVNLPAISFARECVKGDLPVVANGDAWSNVENEIIRRETGCESVMSARGLLANPALFSGYELTPSSAIQQFVKLGTDYGLIFALFHRHVAYMLESRFPSKSERTLFSSLTSHASIVDYLESRGILCT; this is encoded by the exons ATGGCCGCAGAATTTTCCCGGTCGGCGATAGCTCGACATTCAGACTTTACTACCAGTTCTGAGGAACGAGGCCACTTTTCGTTGGTAGAGAAAGGAGCT GGCGGACGCACGAGACACGTTCGAGGGAGCCTAGTAGCGCAATTCGCGGCCAACGACCCAAAGGCATTCGCGGATGCATGCGAATTGATACATCCTCACGTTGATGGGGTAGATCTTAACTGCG GTTGCCCACAACCGTGGGCCTACTCTGAACACGTTGGGTCTTGGTTACTTCGGCAACCTGAGCGAGTCCGGGATCTAGTTCGGGCTGCTAAGGATAGGTTGGGATGGGATTATTCTGTGTCCATCAAAGTTCGTGTGGATTCGGATCTCAA ACGAACCCAACAGCTTATGGAGACTG CTGTCCATGCAG GGGCAAGCTATATTACTGTTCACGGTCGTACCAGACAACAGGCATCCACAGTCCCAGTAAACCTACCAGCCATATCTTTCGCTCGTGAATGCGTCAAAGGGGATCTTCCTGTTGTCGCAAA TGGGGATGCATGGAGTAATGTGGAAAACGAAATAATTAGGCGCGAGACGGGATGCGAGTCGGTGATGTCTGCAAGGGGACTTCTTGCCAACCCA GCGCTGTTCTCTGGATATGAGTTGACACCATCGTCGGCGATTCAA CAATTTGTTAAACTGGGGACCGACTACGGACTAATCTTCGCACTTTTCCACCGACATGTTGCCTATATGCTCGAGTCTCGTTTCCCGTCTAAATCTGAGCGAACATTGTTTTCTTCCCTCACCTCCCACGCTAGCATCGTTGACTACCTGGAATCTCGAGGAATCTTATGCACCTAA
- a CDS encoding nucleoporin → MLQQRQAQISRANVSAPITIQKIEDPSKWGLGDLVALKQVTGLVAKEIDGLKGLNKDFVAQMTELQPGAEKVQAKRNEIARHIKAKKDPRYTRLIKSRTSSPEHIENQTKLRKSLQMVRERTRQLEDFMATQRSRIQKQKEGRREFKVPSIDTINRTMRNIDSALAQKSEEIVALTARVDRMKLKAPRRKGSTTAAPLTIPPAENEKIKLASASALNMERSSLRLKNALLQARTETPLNTTAVGAPVEEKPNTLAKMMAPKPAVPATPAALPTVPPVTSTPAPSFPLFGQPPCSTMPAKAAAPIGGFNFAPVTPSALPAFTPLGKDEFHVTAGYEHSARRSEKSRMHGSSAKLKTPSPNISRTDSDAVGASPLPAPALAPTIAPAKSFFGSGPTTTTTPSTGKKAAPVPEGFFSFSNTPGGPVASTPPPKGFNFFQTPAQKAAATTSTTPAIPPIPSWGTPNSSISSVVSTPSEDEEDDDDWVPDDDDDEDDDEDVSDGVPEGEEDDEDQTARI, encoded by the exons ATGTTGCAACAACGTCAAGCCCAGATCTCGCGCGCAAACGTTTCGGCGCCAATTACTATTCAAAAAATAGAGGATCCCTCCAAATGGGGATTGGGTGATCTGGTGGCTCTGAAACAGGTTACTGGATTGGTGGCTAAAGAAATCGATGGACTCAAGGGCTTGAATAAAGACTTTGTAGCCCAAATGACGGAGCTTCAACCCGGTGCTGAGaaag TTCAAGCAAAACGCAACGAAATTGCGCGGCATATCAAGGCGAAGAAGGACCCCAGGTATACGCGACTAATCAAATCGAGAACCTCCAGTCCCGAGCATATCGAAAACCAGACCAAATTGCGCAAGTCTCTGCAGATGGTTCGAGAGCGTACACGTCAGTTGGAAGATTTCATGGCAACGCAACGATCGCGCATACAAAAGCAAAAGGAAGGCCGTCGCGAATTCAA GGTTCCCTCGATTGATACTATCAATCGTACCATGCGGAACATTGACTCTGCACTCGCTCAAAAATCTGAGGAAATCGTGGCTTTGACCGCGAGAGTTGACCGTATGAAGCTTAAAGCACCTAGACGAAAAGGGTCTACAACCGCGGCCCCGTTGACTATACCTCCTGCCGAGAACGAAAAGATCAAACTAGCATCTGCATCAGCACTAAACATGGAACGTTCCTCACTTCGTCTCAAAAACGCACTCTTGCAGGCTCGTACTGAGACCCCGCTAAATACCACTGCCGTGGGAGCACCCGTCGAAGAGAAACCAAACACTTTGGCCAAGATGATGGCCCCCAAGCCAGCAGTACCAGCGACTCCTGCGGCACTTCCAACCGTACCTCCCGTAACCTCCACTCCCGCCCCCAGCTTCCCCTTGTTTGGCCAGCCTCCT TGCTCCACAATGCCTGCCAAAGCAGCAGCACCCATTGGAGGCTTTAACTTTGCACCGGTCACGCCCTCAGCACTACCGGCGTTTACTCCATTGGGCAAAGACGAGTTCCATGTGACTGCAGGTTACGAGCACAGCGCCCGCCGAAGTGAAAAGTCTCGTATGCACGGTTCTTCCGCCAAGCTCAAGACACCGTCGCCCAACATTTCACGTACTGACTCGGATGCTGTAGGAGCCTCTCCTCTACCTGCTCCAGCCTTGGCCCCTACCATCGCCCCAGCTAAATCATTTTTTGGTTCGGGCCcgactactactactactccCTCAACTGGGAAGAAGGCCGCACCTGTTCCTGAGGGCTTCTTCTCTTTCTCGAATACGCCAGGGGGTCCTGTGGCGAGTACGCCCCCTCCTAAAGGCTTCAACTTTTTCCAGACACCAGCCCAAAAGGCTGCTGCCACCACCTCTACTACCCCAGCGATTCCACCCATCCCAAGCTGGGGAACCCCTAATTCATCGATTAGCAGCGTAGTCTCTACTCCCTCG gaagatgaagaagatgatgatgactGGGTgccagatgatgatgacgacgaGGATGACGACGAGGATGTTAGTGATGGTGTCCcagaaggagaggaagatGATGAAGACCAGACAGCGCGCATATAA
- a CDS encoding cell surface glycoprotein 1, which yields MGSEQHTRPPASRPIKPILKPPPPAAKTGMFSSLFSVVSRELESFVESVRGVEQASSSPAKESSHYEIPPRSSENGWRSLVRRTTGQPKPKPYARPSPKKDIGHPKQRKVPGFTIPAWTKQPPFNNRLHAVAESSHDGAEEQESQEEEEQGGRGERGEGEEEEEEEGDTELEDQGDGDPDGDGDQVDMFDTPGPGKKSGKKAKQKSGLLGKDVSNKDKGKSKASAEQIAIWEKEMESARGAKWVDHRRLLRSKRNYWVPKRDSRRRRSAFWPKVANFPTRHEEDTESGRTIVTKSVQVQSLPDPDESMRRYRRRTTPIDDTPVPKKRGPRTRASGLSLGRAPPPVPPTVVEEPAPVESEPLRPASPPPVPIDSVLMDISPQKSPPKASPARSHTSRSQSHPPSPTRPRPRQEPARESPEPEQPESRSTSPSEPEIHTEPEVAPVPPAQPPLSPKATSPPIRARRPSTKIPKDAEITIISDDSDEDNDSEVANDEEPPEEPRTQEPPPPHVGRYHPEGGPLLNYPSQLKRLDVRHDLQRRIKELEAEVVRLREELAKKDRAPAVPSAPLASGPPPPPPPPPPPPPPPPPPPPMANRPTMPIMVARRRPENGEFDDEQDEDGDGPRTDLDRALCMMRAGLKATTQTPAPAAKISSGKTPTIPLESMTAFLEEMKTVKLKSRVGPTPKSSAIKVKVEEDDDDDVGNNTFAFRRPRGPPSALERSARQTAPAQTEVRPGHLAQAHASTTSVNNATPFPLPGAKRKRPEAEPQSVLQSAVRRRINGSGSTSLDATTEREVPTPSLCSDTTELEVEERALHTPPVESSKHAAALPEKSTARSVEKKSGASTEKPSASTTNKSGCRLNLVETSFLEGCHFPVEDTQPASENNSLGSTGDKSIPVPEDTSISVGNKTTSVPGEKSIRAAASQRRRFIPVFAVPPAPPPTSATTPAPASTPAPAETSTGSTNPASSGPYAFFSSPSTDFSAKKPRPPRLFTPQRREVIVVDDSDEEESAKSANSRRSVGSRQRKGPNDSDSDDPLAFTSTPAPGSKNSGIMNDLSFRSLFPNSDDEELESDVYTGTGTQSKTAGFLKGGGSGGRAVWAGAGTVTGADEPAEKSASVSSRRR from the exons ATGGGATCGGAGCAACACACTCGACCACCGGCCTCGCGTCCGATCAAGCCAATCCTCAAGCCACCACCTCCAGCGGCGAAAACAGGAATGTTTTCCTCCCTGTTTTCCGTCGTTTCCCGCGAACTGGAGTCGTTTGTTGAGAGTGTTCGCGGTGTTGAACAAGCCAGTTCCTCTCCGGCCAAG GAATCGAGCCATTATGAGATCCCTCCTCGGTCCAGTGAAAATGGATGGCGATCTCTGGTGCGACGAACGACCGGAcaacccaaacccaaaccgTATGCTCGCCCATCTCCCAAGAAAG ACATTGGCCATCCCAAGCAACGCAAAGTGCCGG GCTTTACGATACCCGCTTGGACAAAGCAGCCTCCGTTTAATAATCGACTACACGCAGTTGCTGAGTCATCTCATGATGGTGCCGAGGAGCAGGAATCgcaggaggaagaagagcaagGGGGACGGGGAGAAAGAGgagaaggggaggaggaggaggaagaggaaggtgATACTGAACTGGAGGACCAAGGGGATGGGGATCCAGACGGAGATGGTGATCAAGTCGACATGTTCG ACACTCCAGGCCCCGGAAAGAAGTCCGGAAAAAAGGCGAAACAAAAGTCAGGCTTATTGGGCAAGGATGTGTCGAACAAGGATAAAGGAAAATCCAAGGCGAGCGCTGAGCAGATCGCCATATGGGAGAAAGAGATGGAGAGCGCGCGTGGGGCAAAGTGGGTGGATCATCGACGATTGCTTCGCTCGAAGAGGAACTATTGGGTGCCAAAGCGAGACTCAAGGCGGAGAAGGAGCGCTTTTTGGCCGAAGGTGGCGAACTTTCCGACGAGACACGAGGAAGATACGGAGAGTGGCCGGACGATAGTTACGAAGTC AGTCCAGGTTCAATCACTCCCCGACCCCGATGAATCGATGCGACGTTACCGCCGACGCACGACTCCCATCGACGATACGCCTGTGCCGAAGAAACGTGGACCTAGGACGCGGGCTTCAGGTCTTTCATTGGGGCGGGCCCCGCCCCCAGTCCCTCCGACTGTGGTGGAAGAGCCTGCACCGGTGGAATCAGAGCCTCTCCGACCTGCGTCACCTCCACCAGTGCCAATCGACTCGGTTCTTATGGACATTTCACCTCAAAAGTCACCGCCCAAGGCTTCCCCTGCGCGTTCCCATACATCACGTTCACAGTCCCACCCGCCATCCCCTACCCGGCCTCGACCAAGACAAGAGCCAGCCAGAGAATCACCAGAACCTGAGCAGCCCGAATCCCGTTCTACCTCTCCATCCGAGCCGGAAATCCATACCGAGCCGGAAGTTGCTCCTGTTCCTCCCGCCCAACCACCACTTTCTCCAAAGGCTACATCTCCACCAATCCGTGCCAGGCGACCTAGTACTAAAATACCAAAGGATGCGGAAATCACGATCATTAGCGACGATTCTGACGAAGATAACGACTCTGAAGTAGCAAACGATGAAGAACCTCCCGAGGAGCCTAGAACTCAAGAACCACCCCCGCCTCACGTAGGTCGGTACCACCCAGAAGGGGGTCCACTCCTAAATTATCCATCACAACTGAAACGCCTCGACGTCCGACACGACCTCCAGAGGAG GATCAAGGAGCTGGAGGCAGAGGTTGTACGGCTGCGCGAAGAG CTTGCGAAAAAGGATCGGGCACCAGCTGTGCCCAGTGCGCCGCTAGCTTCAGGCCCGCCACCgccgcctccacctccaccacccccTCCGCCGCCGCCTCCTCCCCCACCACCCATGGCAAACCGTCCAACCATGCCTATCATGGTGGCTCGTCGGAGACCCGAAAACGGCGAATTCGATGATGAGCAGGACGAGGATGGTGATGGTCCCCGCACAGATTTGGATCGAGCGTTGTGCATGATGAGAGCTGGGCTAAAG GCAACTACACAAACACCTGCCCCCGCCGCCAAGATATCTAGCGGCAAAACGCCCACTATTCCACTAGAGTCCATGACCGCGTTCTTAGAAGAGATGAAGACGGTTAAACTCAAGTCCAGGGTCGGGCCTACACCCAAGTCGTCAGCAATCAAAGTCAAAGTCGAAGAagatgacgacgacgacgttGGCAATAACACTTTTGCATTCAGACGTCCGCGAGGACCGCCATCAGCCCTCGAGCGCTCCGCGCGACAAACAGCACCAGCTCAAACGGAAGTGCGTCCGGGACACTTGG CCCAAGCGCACGCCTCGACAACGTCGGTCAACAACGCGACTCCGTTTCCGCTACCGGGTGCGAAACGAAAAAGACCAGAGGCAGAGCCGCAGAGCGTACTTC AGTCGGCTGTTCGACGTCGTATCAACGGTTCCGGATCCACTTCGCTGGACGCGACGACCGAACGAGAAGTCCCTACGCCATCGTTGTGTTCTGATACCACCGAGTTGGAGGTGGAAGAACGGGCGTTGCATACACCTCCTGTTGAGAGCAGTAAACACGCAGCAGCGCTGCCAGAGAAGAGTACGGCTCGGTCTGTGGAGAAGAAATCTGGTGCTTCGACTGAAAAGCCCAGCGCATCTACCACGAATAAATCTGGGTGCAGGCTAAATCTGGTAGAGACGTCCTTTC TCGAAGGCTGCCACTTCCCAGTTGAAGATACCCAACCCGCGTCAGAGAACAACAGTCTTGGTTCGACAGGAGACAAGAGTATTCCGGTTCCAGAAGATACGAGTATTTCCGTCGGAAATAAAACGACCTCGGTACCTGGAGAGAAGAGTATCCGGGCAGCAGCAAGTCAGAGACGGCGATTCATACCTGTGTTTGCTGTCCCGCCTGCACCCCCGCCTACCTCTGCAACCACACCCGCTCCAGCTTCTACACCTGCTCCAGCTGAAACCAGCACCGGCTCAACCAACCCTGCGTCCTC CGGGCCTTACGCTTTCTTCTCCTCTCCCTCGACCGACTTTAGTGCAAAGAAGCCCAGGCCACCTCGGCTGTTCACACCGCAAAGACGCGAGGTGATCGTGGTGGACGATTCGGACGAGGAAGAGTCGGCTAAGAGTGCGAACTCGCGCCGGAGTGTAGGCTCGAGACAACGAAAAGGTCCCAACGACTCGGACTCGGACGATCCATTGGCGTTTACCTCCACTCCTGCACCCGGGTCCAAGAATTCCG GGATCATGAATGACCTATCGTTCCGATCCTTGTTCCCCAACTCCGACGACGAGGAGCTCGAGAGCGATGTTTATACAGGAACGGGTACTCAGAGTAAGACTGCTGGGTTCCTCAAGGGAGGAGGTTCGGGCGGTCGcgctgtgtgggctggagcTGGCACGGTCACTGGTGCAGATGAACCAGCTGAGAAGAGTGCTTCGGTATCGAGCCGAAGACGATAG
- a CDS encoding glycoside hydrolase family 128 protein has product MPPTTLTCFTVFIDMTRLGALSVSLLALMPSAFAAGKRGIAWPWYNEVAGTGMDTAKLANQHIQWIYNWETWRPAKTTNLNWIGMQRCMDCESSPIAQLQTRAAQQGWNTVLTLNEPDINNITPATAAAWYIQYINPLPIKKAIPSVTSSNLPGQGLQWAAQFISACAGRCFYDYVNVHWYGGSFADFKGFIEQAHTMFPDKEIIVTEFALQAPADREQQVTFLIQAMAFLDAASYVPYYSAFVATSPALFAANDPAGAAYVGLESTLFNNDGSLTHSGLVYTGAV; this is encoded by the exons ATGCCCCCTACA ACACTCACTTGTTTCACAGTCTTTATCGATATGACACGCCTTGGTGCGCTCTCTGTTTCTCTTTTGGCACTCATGCCTAGCGCCTTTGCTGCAGGAAAGCGTGGTATCGCTTGGCCGTGGT ACAATGAGGTTGCGGGTACTGGTATGGACACCGCAAAACTAGCCAACCAGCATATACAGTG GATTTACAATTGGGAAACCTGGCGTCCCGCAAAGACGAC TAATCTCAACTGGATTGGCATGCAGCGATGCATGGACTGTGAATCTTCTCCCATCGCACAGCTCCAGACTCGCGCGGCACAACAAGGATGGAACACCGTGTTGACACTCAACGAGCCCGACATTAATAATATTACTCCGGCAACGGCCGCCGCCTGGTACATCCAATACATCAACCCCTTGCCTATCA AGAAGGCAATTCCATCAGTTACATCCAGTAACCTCCCTGGACAAGGTCTCCAATGGGCTGCCCAGTTTATCTCAGCCTGTGCTGGCAGA TGCTTCTATGACTATGTTAACGTACACTGGTATGGAGGATCCTTTGCCGACTTTAAGGGCTTTATCGAGCAGGCCCACACTATGTTCCCGGATAAGGAA ATTATTGTCACTGAGTTCGCCCTTCAAGCACCTGCTGACCGTGAACAACAAGTTACATTCTTGATCCAAGCCATGGCGTTCCTGGATGCCGCTTCTTATGTGCCTTAT TACTCTGCATTTGTCGCGACTTCCCCCGCTCTCTTTGCAGCGAATGATCCTGCTGGTGCGGCATACGTTGGGCTTGAGTCGACACTATTCAACAACGATGGAAGCTTGACTCATTCTGGATTAGTCTATACTGGCGCTGTGTAA
- a CDS encoding Peptidase family M28 protein: MVRFAPLVVASSLTSCACANLIEDAAKLPLSSEHLQNDIKLPALQKHAKALQGFADKSNGTRVFGSTGYNASVDYVAEIVKQAGYDVELQTFPYEYNEVLVQKFVAESLVNISGMAVSLVYNNVEGALPGTLGAPNATAYIPIGGIDRTAGESLAQKLLAGLSINATLEILTFSEERYSSNVIATSKGGNQSNIVFIGSHLDSVNAGPGINDNGSGSITVLELAVQLAKYKLNNAVRFAWWTAEEFGLVGSSYYIENLPKSEREKIALYINLDMVASPNYVLAVYDGDGSAGTNPGPTPAGSGAIEKVFTDYFASKNLSSVPTSFDGRSDYGPFIADGINIPSGGLFTGAEGIKTEEQAKLFGGTAGVAYDVNYHAKGDTYDNLNFEAFLINAKASAHGMAIFIESTAAVEAEKAPANVSSKVAANFAAAPGDALVVQGKHICAGELA; the protein is encoded by the exons ATGGTCCGTTTCGCACCCTTGGTCGTTGCTTCATCTTTGACGTCGTGTGCATGCGCCAATCTGATTGAGGATGCCGCCAAGCTTCCTCTGAGCTCGGAGCACTTACAAAAT GATATCAAACTTCCTGCGCTGCAGAAACATGCCAAGGCTCTACAAGGTTTTGCGGACAAGTCAAACGGGACCCGTGTCTTTGGCTCGACTGGCTATAATGCATCTGTTG ACTATGTGGCCGAAATCGTAAAACAGGCGGGTTACGACGTTGAACTCCAAACATTCCCATATGAATACAATGAGGTTCTCGTTCAGAAATTTGTAGCAGAGTCGCTTGTCAACATCAGTGGGATGGCT GTATCATTAGTATACAATAATGTCGAAGGTGCTCTTCCCGGTACTCTAGGTGCTCCAAACGCaactgcatatattccaatTGGAGGAATTGATCGGACTGCAGGGGAGTCGCTTGCCCAGAAGCTATTGGCCGGCCTATCTATCAATGCCACCCTGGAGATCTTAACCTTCAGTGAAGAGAGATACAGTAGCAATGTGATCGCGACCTCCAAGGGAGGAAACCAAAGCAATATCGTCTTTATTGGCTCCCACCTCGATTCGGTTAATGCTGGGCCTGGTATTAACGATAACGGATCTG GTTCAATCACTGTCCTTGAGCTAGCCGTTCAGCTTGCCAAATATAAGCTCAATAATGCTGTCCGCTTTGCTTGGTGGACTGCTGAGGAATTTGGCTTGGTCGGCTCCAGTTACTATATTGAGAACCTGCCCAAGAGCGAACGCGAGAAGATTGCGCTCTACATCAACTTGGACATGGTAGCCAGTCCAAACTATGTTCTTGCCGTCTATGATGGTGACGGATCTGCCGGAACCAACCCGGGCCCAAC CCCTGCTGGTTCTGGTGCGATCGAAAAGGTGTTTACGGACTACTTTGCATCAAAGAACCTTTCAAGCGTGCCAACATCCTTTGACGGGCGCTCCGATTATGGCCCTTTCATCGCCGATGGCATAAACATTCCCTCTGGTGGATTGTTCACTGGCGCGGAAGGTATCAAGACCGAAGAGCAGGCTAAGCTATTTGGTGGGACCGCTGGTGTTGCATACGATGTCAACTACCACGCCAAAGGCGATACCTACGATAACCTTAACTTTGAGGCCTTCCTCATCAATGCTAAG GCTTCTGCACACGGGATGGCCATATTTATCGAATCAACGGCTGCAGTCGAGGCGGAAAAGGCTCCCGCTAATGTGTCCTCCAAGGTTGCCGCCAACTTTGCCGCTGCGCCGGGCGATGCTTTAGTCGTTCAAGGTAAACATATTTGTGCCGGAGAGTTGGCCTAA
- a CDS encoding aspartyl protease has translation MLTPFTLAVLLASMIVAPVEAVPYRRNVGLVTVPLTRMHKIRDDIHPQILLQQHANSAHRRLARMTGKREPTSEEMSAAIQKRMFVVGDGVQALRNKQQQKRKYNVGKVDSELTRIRLAANGSGRVAAAGAILEAGVALTTVTTTVTPANEAAASTSVSATTTVVVTETVTAGAPAATPPAGASPPAGGPPAASAPPAAASPPAEAATSVAASSTTPAAPVATEALVDLAAAINGGVTNSNKPTAANSIALDNEANDIGYLATVQLGTPPRDFRLLMDSGSADMWVGGEACQSQAGGGCGNHTFLGTKSSTSFKSAGRTFQVTYGTGQVAGDVITDDVVIAGLKLPAHTFGAATVESVEFSSNDTPFDGLVGLAKSSLSNQKVDTPPESLAKAGLIQSAITSYKIPRLADGKNDGEITFGGIDETKIDAATTTTMPNVNPNGFWEVPFTAAVGGKDIGLTGRTAILDTGTSLIIAPPADAQALHAQIPGSKSDGQGGFTIPCTTELKSRLPWVVSRSPSTS, from the exons ATGTTGACCCCGTTTACTTTGGCTGTGCTCCTGGCGAGCATGATCGTGGCTCCTGTCGAGGCCGTCCCGTATCGCCGCAATGTCGGGTTGGTTACGGTCCCTCTTACCCGTATGCACAAGATTCGAGACGATATTCACCCCCAGATC CTCCTTCAACAACATGCTAACAGCGCACACCGCCGTCTGGCCCGCATGACTGGAAAGCGCGAGCCCACTTCTGAAGAGATGAGCGCCGCCATCCAGAAGCGCATGTTCGTCGTTGGAGACGGTGTCCAAGCACTCCGGAACAAGCAGCAGCAAAAGCGTAAATACAACGTCGGCAAAGTCGACTCTGAGCTGACTCGTATCCGCTTGGCCGCCAACGGTAGTGGACGAGTGGCTGCTGCAGGAGCGATCCTAGAGGCAG GTGTGGCCCTGACTACCGTTACCACCACCGTTACTCCCGCGAATGAAGCTGCTGCAAGCACTTCAGTCAGCGCAACGACCACGGTCGTAGTCACCGAGACCGTAACCGCAGGCGCCCCTGCCGCTACTCCCCCCGCCGGAGCCTCTCCTCCAGCAGGAGGCCCCCCGGCTGCGAGTGCCCCTCCGGCCGCCGCTTCGCCTCCTGCTGAGGCCGCTACATCAGTTGCTGCCTCTTCCACTACTCCCGCGGCTCCGGTTGCTACGGAGGCGCTG GTCGATCTTGCAGCTGCGATCAATGGAGGCGTCACCAATTCGAATAAGCCTACTGCTGCCAATTCTATTGCACTCGATAATGA GGCTAACGATATCGGATATCTCGCCACTGTTCAGCTGGGCACTCCCCCGCGCGACTTCCGTCTTCTCATGGACTCTGGTTCCGCCGACATGTGGGTTGGAGGTGAAgcttgccagtcccaggcaGGTGGCGGATGCGGAAACCATACTTTCCTTGGTACCAAATCGTCTACTTCGTTCAAGTCCGCCGGACGTACATTCCAAGTTACATACGGAACTGGTCAGGTTGCGGGAGACGTCATTACCGACGACGTTGTTATTGCTGGTCTCAAGCTTCCTGCTCACACTTTTGGAGCTGCAACCGTCGAGTCGGTCGAGTTCTCTTCCAACGATACTCCGTTTGATGGTTTGGTCGGTCTTGCCAAGAGTTCCCTTTCGAACCAAAAGGTCGATACTCCCCCAGAGTCCCTCGCCAAGGCTGGATTGATCCAATCCGCGATCACGAGCTATAAGATCCCTCGTCTGGCAGATGGCAAGAACGACGGCGAGATCACGTTTGGTGGAATCGACGAGACCAAGATCGATGCCGCAACTACTACGACTATGCCAAACGTTAATCCCAATGGATTCTGGGAGGTACCATTCACAGCCGCAGTTGGTGGAAAGGACATTGGCTTGACTGGCCGCACTGCTATCCTCGACACCGGAACTTCCCTCATCATTGCCCCTCCTGCCGATGCCCAGGCCCTTCACGCCCAGATTCCCGGCTCCAAGTCAGATGGCCAGGGTGGATTCACAATCCCGTGCACAACCGAGCTCAAGTCGCGTTTACCATGGGTGGTCAGTCGTTCGCCATCGACCTCGTGA